tcctgttttccctttgggaaatatggtcaccctatatcTCAAGCCACTAtcgacttttaaaaatattggcctTGACTTTttggtgtctcagtttccccatctgtaagaatGGGAATACTATTTATTAgtgctgtcaagtgattaaaaaaattaatcgcgctTAATCGCgctattaatcacactgttaaacaataatagaatactatttatttaaatatttttggatgttttctacattttcaaatatattgatttcaattacaacaccaaatacaaagtgtacagtgctcactttatatttatttttgattacaagtatttgcactataaacccccccccaaaatagaatttttcaattaatctaatacaagtaccatagtgtaatctctttatcaaaaagttgaacttagaaatgtagaattatgtaaaaaaaacccaaaaaacaaacctgcattcaaaaacaaaaaaaaaatgtaaaagtttagagcctgcaagtcaactctgtcctacttcttgttcagccagtcactcagacaaataagtttgtttacatttgcagaagataatgctgcttgctttttgtaaatgtcatctgaaagtgagaacaggcatttgcatgacactgttgtagcccaAGTTGCAAGatctttacatgccagatgtgctaaagaatcatatgtccctttgtgcttcaaccaccattccaggggacatacaTCCATGGTGATGATGGGTTCTggtcgataacaatccaaagcagtgcagaccaatgcatgttcattttcattatctgagtcagcagaaggttaattttcttttatggtggttcgggttctgtagtttccacgtCGGAGTGTTGCccttttaaggcttctgaaagcatgttccacacctcatccctctcagattttggaaggcacttcagattcttaaaccttgggtcaagtgctgtagctatctttagaaatctcacattcgtactttctttgcattttgtgaaatctgcagtgaaagtgttcttaaaatgaacaacatgtgctgggtcctcatctgagactgctataacatgaaatatatggcagaatgcaggtaaaacagagcagggaacatacaattctctcccaaggagttcagtcacaaatgtaactaatgcattattttttaacaagcatggaagcatgtcctctggaatggtggcagaagcaAGAAGGGGCatgtgaatgtttagcatacctggcacgtaaataccttgcagtgctggctacaaaagtcccatgcaaatgcctgttctcattttctggtgacactgtaaataagaagagggcagcgttatctcctgtaaatgtaaacatacttgtttgtcttagcgactggtgaacaagaagtaggactgagtggacttgtaggctctgaagttttatattgttttggttttgagtgcagttatgtaacaaaaaaaatctacatttgtaagtttcactttcacaacaaggagattgcactacagtacttgtatgaggtgaacttaaaaatactgtttcttttgtttatcatttttactgtccaaatatttgtaataaaaataatagacactgatttaaattacaacatatatgaaaatgcagaaaaacatccaaaatatttcataaatttcaatgggtattctattgtttaacagtgtaattaaaaccgtgattaattttttaaatcatgatttactttttttagttaatcgagtgagttaactgtgattaatccaCAGCCTTACTATTTATGCCTCTTTCCATGGTACGTCAACATCCGTGGATGACTGCAAGGTATTACCATTGTTGTAGCAACCCCTGTCAGTTTGATGTCATTCCCTAATCTTACAAGCATACTCTCTGCTCCAttagccaagtcattaatgaaaaataatgaatagtacctgacctaggactgacccctgcagggccccgctagatacaccctcccagttcgATGAGGATGGTCTTTCAACCACTTGCGcaccccaccttatagtagtttcaGCTAGACCACGTTTCCCTGCTTTGCTTATGAGCCCGTCATAGAGGACTGTGTCAAAGACCTTATCACAAGTCTTCCTGGCCCTGCAACCCCCCGGGCTAGCTGTAGCATAACAGCAGACGGAGCCTCCCTTCACCAGCCCTGCTGTGCATTGTGCGCTTCATGAGGGGCTGGGGATTTGCCCTGCCTCCCTTACTCTGGTTTACATGGAAGGCTGCACATCAGCGTCTGTCCCTGCTGCGGAggcagcgcggggggggggcgctcttTCCGTATTGGCTGGTTGGCGTGTACGtcactggggggcggggctcctATCAGCTGTTTGGGGGATGCCAGGAAGCAAGTGTATTTTGGAAACAATGCGGCGCGGCGGCGCCTGAGGCTGCAGCTTGGGGACTCCTCGCTCTGCCCGGACTCGGCGCCCGCGCCCCTCCGgcggtgccctgccctgcctcccctgcCACAGGTGAGTGCCCGCCGGGCCGGGGGCTGCTGCCGGCCGCCTTCCCGCTGCGGGCATGGAGCGGAGCGCGCCTCAGCTCTACCGCGGAAGGTGCTCCCGGGCGGGTCAGTCAGGAGGTCCCTTTTCACCCCGTGCTCCCCGGCTCCTGCCCTATCCGGGGGGCAGAGACCCCGCACGCTCATGGCAGCGGCtccggagctgctgctgctgcatggggGCTCAGTCCTGGCGGGGTCTGACCTAGCAGCCCGCCTCTGGTCCAGGCGGGGCTGGCTGGAAGGGGGCCGTGGATCAGGAGCCCgagggtggtggggagagagcgAGCCTGTGGCAGCTTCTCTCTCTGGTGCCTCTTGGCTGGGCTTGGGGCCGAAATCGAGCCATCCCGGTTGCAGCAGTTTGTGCCATAAGGGCCAGGAGTCAGGTAGGGACTGAGAAGGGTCGGGACCTGCACTTAAACCCATGGGGTTTGCAGTTACCCGCCTGGAGCGGGTGCCTTCCGTTCTCCCCGGTCTGGGTCCTGGAGACCCCAACCCTCATCACCTCAGCATGGAGAAATCCGCACTCTGTTGGTACCGTTTAGTTCTTCTAGTTCACTACGCTGAGTGACCTTCTTCCCCCATCCAGGAAATGGCTTCCCCTGTTGGCATCAGGGAGATATTTATATTGTCCCCAACTGAGCCTGGGTGACATCTGTTTCTCTCTGTTCTGTGAGCTCATGAACCCCAAACTGGTGAGGGGGAACCTTCTTGCCAGTTACTCTCTGACTATAAACTGTACCTCTTTCACCAGAAAAATATTTGCAGTATCCTCAGTCCTAGTCATCTTGGTATCTGatttacttaaaataaataaaactcctCTTCTGTTGAGTTTCCTCAACCTGATGTGATCACTTCCTTATAGTTAGATTCATGCAAGTAGCTGTTGAAAAATACTTGTGCCTCTTTGGCAGTGAGCTAATTCAGTGAATTGATCACAAAGCAATTATTCGGGCACTTGCCAAAGgcagagacttttaaaaaatggtgatTTGCATAAATGTTAATAATCATAAAGAAACAAGTTAGTGCTAGCATTATTCCAAAGCATATTGCTTTTTGGAAACCGTTACCTCTAGTATGAAGTGCCTGTATAAGACCATGGCTCGTACATACAATGCTGAGTACACTTGTGATGCTAGAAATTATGGTAGTGTCCAATAGCCCAGATAATGTGTTTCCACTATTGAATCTCTTCTGGGGTTTAAAGTTTCTGTTTTAAACCTTGCTGGCCTCAAACATTGTATTTAAGTCCTCTGTACGGGTATAACTTTGCAGTACGTAAGCCCACAAAGGGAAGGAAATGAAGGAAAGAAATATGGTAGTCCTAAACTTAGACCAGCCAACTTTGTTTTGGGAAGCAGGCAGAGGCATGTGTTTGTTGAACCCTCCCTCTGTTTTTACTGTCTGCTTATCTTGAGAGTAGCCTCTGATACTGTAATGTATAAGAATTCCACTGTCAGTGTGCTCAGGCTTTCTCAGATAGCAGGTTTTCTTGTCTCCTCAGGAGAAAGCAGTAGGCAGATAGAAGGTATGATACTCCATGCATTTGTGCTCCCACAGTCATAAACAACCCTTGCAAACTCTGATTTGTTTGGTGCATCTCCCTTTGAGAAACTCTATTTTTGCTGTTCTTGTTTTTGAAGGAGCTAGCAAACTTTATTTTGGGGTCACGAAGAAATTAAGTGGCTTTAGGGTAGGTGATGCTCTGGACTTGTcaaatgtcttcttctttgggCCTCAGAACAAAGCATGAGCTCATCTTGGCCCACCAGAATAGGATGTGGACTAAGATTTCTGACTGTTCTAAAGCCCCTTTTGTTAAATGTTTTGTGTACCTAGTAAACTTCCTGGCTTTGGGGTTTGTCACATTTAGCTTTTTGTACCAAATGTAGCTATAACTCGAGTTATACATTTAAATGCTATTTGCAGTTGTAACCTCTTTTTGAGAGTGGAAAACCTTATTCCTTCCCATCTCTGTATCTTCTTTAGGACAGTGGTGTCCTGAGTTCATATTTACATGGGAGGAGGTACATGTGGAGAACGGTGAGGGAAGTACTGGATAGAttgtctttttatttcctttaagCGTAGGATTCCTTTTACTAGTCTGCCATTCTGTTAAGTTTTGGTCAAAACCAGAGCAAAGGAGATGTGAAGAGTTGAACTTCACTTCCTTGTTAAAAACTGGGTGGAAATCCTGGGGATGGATCTCTTAGGAGACTGTCTTCAAATAGGGTTAGATGCACAGATAACAGGAAAGGATTGCTGGATTCTTTGGCCAGGCTGCTTCTACTTATCCTGTGTTAGCAGAAGCTCTAAAAGAGTGGTTTTCATTTTCCTACCCTCTTTTGCCTGGTGTTAGGACATAATGGGGCTCAGGAATATACTTTGACGTGTATAAAAGCACTGCTTGCGATACTGACCTGACCAAACACTCACTGACTTCTGTAATTCTAGGGTGAACTAAAGGAAGGGTGTTTTGGATAGATTCTGTAGTAGTGAAGGGTACATGGGGGTAGTGGGGCTGCATGAGTTTTGGGCATTTGCTTGGTTAGGTTGTGGGGCAGGGAATGAAGTAACCAGGGGTTATGGAGTGTTTGACAGAAAGCAGTATTGACAAGACTTATGGTTTAATGGCAAGTCTCTTACTATTTGGTGTAACCTAAAGGTTctgaaatcagaaggcaaatgtAAAGATTCccaaaatgtatgtgtgtgtggaggggggtggctATGCAGGTTggatttgctttttaaaacaatgtcCCTCTGTCTCACCATGACTATTCTTTTATTGGGGAGGGAGCAGTCTTTAAGACTTCCAACCATATGTGGAGCCTTTTTGGCTTGCAGAGCTGTCTCTTCAAGGGCTCCAGAACTTGACCACAAGGTCTTAATCATCAGCTTATTTCTGATCTTTTCAGGTCATGTACGCTTTGTTTTAGGAGGAAAAAGCTTGGGGAAGTAGGGAGAACTGTGTGTTCCTGGATGgaattgggggtgagggggttattctggactgcactcTGGTTGTATCTTAGCCATTTTTTCAAGTGTTCATTTGTTGCAGGAGCAATGGATCCCCCCAGCTACCTAGAAGAGGACTATTCCAGCTTGGACGGGCTGGACGATGACGTGTTTCACTCTGACTTTGGACTCACAGGTCAGCCTGGTGAGATGACCCCTCCTGGCATTTTCACACAGAACCAATCCTACAGCTGCCTGCTGGGGAGGTTTCAACTGTTCCCACTCACACACTGCTGTGGTCCAGGTATCAGGCATGCTGAGCAGCAGGACAAGGCAACCCAAACACTCAGTCCATCCTCTTCCACTCAGGATGTCATGTTGCCATGTGGAGTCACTGAAGAGCCCCAGAGACTCTTCTATGGTAAGAGCACTCCAGCATCACTAGCTTTGCAGAAGGGAAAACTGCCCCTCTAGCGCTTCCCCTCTTTCTCCCACTGGACAAGAGAGGGTTACTTATTCTGCTGCACCTGAAAGAAAGACAGCTCTCTCTGCTTCTCACCCTTGCCTACTCACTGCAGGAGCTGTCCCTTTTCTCACTGCTTCTGCCATCCGTTAAACAccagctcctctccccccccccccccaactccattATAAAGCAGTTGAAGTTCTTGCTAGACACCTACAGCAGCACTTAAGGCTGAGACCCTCCTGCAGGCTTCAGAGGGCGATCAAGTGCTTCCCTCGCCTCAGTGCACATTCTGCCAATTTGCCTGCAAAGAGTTAAATCTTCCCTTTCTCCAGGCTGCCCAGGTGAATCTTGTCATGTGGATGGGACTGCATGAGTGTTGTCAGTGCAGAGACAGTAAACACAGAGGTTCAAATGTTGAGAGTCTTTTGTTGGGCTCTTGGCTGAGAAAAAAGTTGTCGGATAAATAACATGAACAGACAGTTTTTCAGTGGTAAAGAGGTAATTGGCCTGAATTTCTATTAAAGCTGAATTGGCGACATGAATCATTCCTGACTTACatttcaggttttaaaaaaaaaaaagccattctctccccccaccaacaactttgagtcaaattctgcctttgTATCCTCACATGTGGCACCTGTTATAAAGTGTATCCCAAGGTGAAACTTGGTCCTAAATGCTGGGCGGTTATGAGTGATGCCTGATTTGGAAGCTGCAGCAAGGATTATGCCAGGAGATTATTGATGTTTAGGAGGGACATAGGTACTGCATAGGTGTAAGACTGTCATTCCAGATAAAATCCCAACGTTGACTGAACTATAAACAAGCCTGATCCATGTGTGAGAGCTTTCCCTATCTcagtgtggtttttttctttcaggtcacTCGGTTATGGGAGGAACATAATACACTCTGCTGGATCAATGTAAATCTACTTAAAACTCTGAGTGAATGTTTTACTGAATACTTAGTATGATTAGTCATTGTTTAGGCTGCAGAAACTGGACTTTAGCCTGAGTCAGAAGTTTGCAGTTACACAGGTTTTCCTTCATGATGTGTAATGGTGAGAAGGGGAACCAGGCTTTAAGCTGGGAGACCAAGCCATTGAGCCTTCTCATCTCTAATGTCTTGCAGGGAATGCTGGGTACCGTTTACATGTCCCCCCAGTTGGCTTTGCATTGAATCCACATCTCCAAGAGGAGCCTCGGGAAGGTCAACGGGAAGCACGTGCTGAGGTTCAGATTGCAAGGAAGTTACAGTGCATTGCAGACCAGTTCCACAGGCTCCACATACAGAGGGTAGGCgctctttttggggggagaaggggatttGGTTATCCAGGTATGGCATCCAGGAGCCTCTGGCTCATCTGACCCTTCACCTCCCATCTCTGTTTAGTCATTGTCCATGCTGAATACACACTTGTGCCACTTGTTGTGGCTAGAGTCTGCACCGTGAGCCAATCCTAATCGAAGTCTGTCATATTTTGGCTAATTTCCATGCCGCAAAAGGAATCTGTATGACACCATTCCGCCCTGCCTTCTAATCTCTGAGTAAGAGGGAACTAGAAGTCCCTGATCATCCAGGGTTTAGAATGGGCATGTCCAAAGTGCAGCCCAGAGCTGCCCTCCTCTTTGACATGAAGGTAGCTAACAGAGTGCACAGGCTCTAACGTGCAATACCTCATCATGATTTGAGCAGACTTCCACTAAGATCAAGGAGTGCTACATGCTGGGACTGGTAGCTGCTGATGCCTTCCTGTGGTCTTCAGAGGGCGAATGCTTCCCTCACCCCAGTGGAGTCATTTAAAGGTGGGCGCTGCTTTGGTCTTACTCAAGTTAGGTGAGGAATTTAGCTCCTGTAGAGTTGCTGGGATGGCCCTCGGTTGGGCAAAGTTTGGGTTCACTTAACTTTTGGAGATGAATGACCCAACAGCAGAATTATTAAGGGAATGTTCTAGAAAGATCAACTGAAGAA
The nucleotide sequence above comes from Caretta caretta isolate rCarCar2 chromosome 6, rCarCar1.hap1, whole genome shotgun sequence. Encoded proteins:
- the BMF gene encoding bcl-2-modifying factor, which translates into the protein MDPPSYLEEDYSSLDGLDDDVFHSDFGLTGQPGEMTPPGIFTQNQSYSCLLGRFQLFPLTHCCGPGIRHAEQQDKATQTLSPSSSTQDVMLPCGVTEEPQRLFYGNAGYRLHVPPVGFALNPHLQEEPREGQREARAEVQIARKLQCIADQFHRLHIQRHQQNRNQVWWQILLFLHNLALNVEANRNHVGQRDLN